In Myxococcus stipitatus, the following are encoded in one genomic region:
- a CDS encoding sensor histidine kinase: MVSSTAVSSSVARVQESTDPVVGAARYGAVQTLMDSLLHDVRNPLNAMAIHLEVLSEKLKAETGQVPPSQEKNLKALREQIQRVDGILRQFTDFIVSKGGGAGEVDLSDATTRALAVVAHEGRKRRVTVQVAVEAGVLIRLADTSELGFFVIQALLRAFRRAEGGGSVRVTVRAEGPSAVLEVDDSGGEASPELADAVAALGLRCAQLGVELHVRGGCCRLSFPRA; encoded by the coding sequence TTGGTTAGCTCGACGGCTGTGTCCAGTAGCGTGGCGCGTGTCCAGGAGTCGACGGACCCCGTGGTGGGCGCGGCCCGCTACGGCGCGGTGCAAACGCTGATGGACAGCCTGCTGCACGACGTCCGCAACCCGCTCAACGCGATGGCCATCCACCTGGAGGTGCTGTCGGAGAAGCTGAAGGCGGAGACAGGCCAGGTGCCGCCGTCGCAGGAGAAGAACCTCAAGGCGCTGCGCGAGCAGATCCAACGCGTGGACGGCATCCTGCGGCAGTTCACCGACTTCATCGTGTCGAAGGGCGGCGGCGCGGGCGAGGTGGACCTGTCGGACGCGACGACGCGGGCGCTGGCGGTGGTGGCGCACGAGGGCCGCAAGCGGCGGGTGACGGTCCAGGTGGCGGTGGAGGCGGGGGTGTTGATCCGCCTGGCGGACACGTCGGAGCTGGGCTTCTTCGTCATCCAGGCGTTGCTGCGGGCGTTCCGGCGGGCGGAAGGCGGGGGTTCGGTGCGCGTGACGGTGCGCGCGGAGGGCCCGTCCGCGGTGCTGGAAGTGGACGACAGCGGTGGTGAGGCTTCACCGGAGCTCGCGGACGCGGTGGCGGCGCTGGGGCTGCGCTGTGCGCAGTTGGGCGTGGAGCTTCATGTCCGGGGTGGTTGCTGCCGGCTGAGTTTTCCTCGTGCTTGA
- a CDS encoding cytidine/deoxycytidylate deaminase family protein, which yields MSGRVSWDQYFMDIAKQVATRATCDRKHVGAVIVRGRTILSTGYNGSIRGLPHCDDVGHMMENGHCVATVHAEANAIIQAATNGVAIDGATIYTTASPCWPCFKLIANAGLVRVVFGEFYRDPRIFEVATQLKLELVGLGDAARPPVSSAG from the coding sequence ATGTCCGGACGGGTTTCGTGGGACCAATACTTCATGGACATCGCGAAGCAGGTGGCCACTCGCGCCACGTGTGATCGCAAACACGTGGGCGCCGTCATCGTGCGCGGGAGGACCATCCTGTCCACCGGGTACAACGGCTCCATCCGTGGCCTGCCCCACTGCGATGACGTCGGCCACATGATGGAGAACGGGCACTGCGTGGCCACGGTGCACGCGGAGGCCAACGCCATCATCCAGGCGGCCACCAACGGCGTGGCCATCGACGGGGCGACCATCTACACCACCGCGAGCCCCTGCTGGCCGTGCTTCAAGCTCATCGCCAACGCGGGCCTGGTGCGAGTCGTCTTCGGCGAGTTCTACCGGGACCCTCGCATCTTCGAGGTGGCCACCCAGCTCAAGCTGGAGCTGGTGGGCCTGGGCGATGCCGCGCGCCCCCCTGTGTCGTCCGCTGGCTGA
- a CDS encoding serine protease: MSRFFLGAPVALLALASCAGAPALPHGRAAPPQVSAVVVPAVASSSSARLSRKERVQRILPHNVRLQMADGDTVRRSASGVVVGSEQGSDGVVAWVITNAHAVVTEDLKEPRLRVLVDRRGDVETHEGQVVATGKVPEVDLALVKVPGLALPAVALADEAELELGEDVVVAASPFGRALSLSGGMVSQVEWDGESRRPKSVKTDAPIGYGASGGGVYSLETGRLLAVVEGYRTAQVDFAVREESYSFDVPMPGETFAAPSTKVRDFLQSKGFGRLLDHSLSGEGGVAHAAGR; this comes from the coding sequence ATGTCCCGCTTCTTCCTGGGCGCCCCTGTCGCCCTGCTCGCCCTCGCGTCGTGTGCTGGCGCACCCGCGCTGCCGCATGGCCGGGCCGCGCCTCCCCAGGTGTCTGCGGTGGTGGTGCCGGCGGTGGCGAGTTCCTCGTCCGCCCGGCTGTCGCGCAAGGAGCGGGTCCAGCGCATCCTCCCGCACAACGTCCGGCTGCAGATGGCCGATGGGGACACCGTGCGGCGCAGCGCCTCGGGCGTGGTGGTGGGCTCCGAGCAGGGCTCCGACGGAGTGGTGGCGTGGGTCATCACGAATGCCCACGCGGTGGTGACGGAGGACTTGAAGGAGCCTCGGCTTCGCGTGCTGGTGGACCGCCGCGGAGACGTGGAGACCCACGAGGGGCAGGTGGTGGCCACCGGGAAGGTGCCGGAGGTGGACCTGGCGCTCGTGAAGGTGCCGGGGTTGGCGCTGCCCGCGGTGGCGCTGGCGGACGAGGCAGAGCTGGAGCTGGGCGAGGACGTCGTGGTGGCGGCTTCGCCGTTCGGCCGGGCGCTTTCGCTCTCTGGTGGCATGGTGTCCCAGGTGGAGTGGGACGGGGAGTCCCGCCGGCCGAAGTCGGTGAAGACGGACGCGCCCATCGGCTACGGCGCTTCCGGCGGTGGCGTCTACAGCCTGGAGACGGGGCGACTGCTCGCTGTCGTGGAGGGCTACCGCACCGCGCAGGTGGACTTCGCCGTGCGTGAGGAAAGCTACAGCTTCGATGTGCCCATGCCCGGTGAGACGTTCGCCGCGCCCAGCACGAAGGTGCGCGACTTCCTGCAATCCAAGGGCTTTGGTCGCCTCCTGGACCACTCCCTGTCGGGAGAAGGGGGCGTCGCTCACGCTGCGGGTCGCTGA
- a CDS encoding serine protein kinase PrkA, protein MDAKGYLQEVGTQVSADFVKNRSILSFEEYLSLFLNDPRAQARNAAQYLRDVMDHFGTQMVPHPTGTIRRFKVFDAEGSDRDGRVAGQEEVQNAIYRVLGNFVRAGRINKLILLHGPNGSAKSTLVNALKAGMETYSRQPQGALYRIAWVFPSEKLIKGSIGFGERTDGSEELTTFAHLDAEAIDLRMPCELRDHPLFAMPPGDRRKVLEAALKKKGLGNGDGETGDFILSAYVRDGELCSKCRRIYTALLNSYNGDWLKVMRHVQVERFYVSRRYQVGTVTVEPQMSVDAIVQQITADRTQLNVPAPLHSTVLFEPHGPLVHANRGLIEYADLLKRPLEAFKYLLGFSETSEVPLEPFVLQLDEVLIASSNEKHLGAFKELPDFASFKGRIELVRVPYLRRYRTEQQIYDAQVSTTTVGKHVAPHATEVASMWAVLTRLKKPIPDRYPSDVKELIDHVTPVEKLHLYEEGAPPDRLSLANTKELRKLREELFTESDAYPNYEGRVGASAREIKTALFNAAQNPDYKCLTGLAVLEELEAICKDKSVYEFLLQEVLDGYHDHEAFVRMAEAEYLDRVDTEVRESMGLVSEGQYREVVERYIQGVSHWVRGEKMRNRVTGEMEKPDEQRMQEVEAIVMPRGEDAAEFRRALIASIGAHRLDNPDATMDYPRIFPDMFKRLRDHYFEERKRVLRKNKENVLKYLSEDRGLLTPREQAQVQSTLKTMAERYGYCENCAKDAILFLMKKRYA, encoded by the coding sequence GTGGACGCGAAGGGTTATCTGCAGGAAGTGGGCACGCAGGTGAGCGCCGACTTCGTCAAGAACCGTTCGATCCTGTCCTTCGAGGAGTATCTGTCGCTCTTCTTGAATGACCCTCGGGCGCAGGCGCGCAACGCGGCCCAGTACCTGCGGGACGTGATGGACCACTTCGGCACGCAGATGGTTCCGCATCCGACGGGGACCATCCGGCGCTTCAAGGTCTTCGACGCGGAGGGCAGCGACCGCGACGGCCGGGTGGCGGGGCAGGAGGAGGTGCAGAACGCCATCTACCGGGTGCTGGGCAACTTCGTGCGCGCCGGCCGCATCAACAAGCTCATCCTGCTCCATGGTCCCAACGGCAGCGCGAAGTCGACCCTGGTCAACGCGCTCAAGGCGGGCATGGAGACGTACTCGCGCCAGCCGCAGGGCGCGCTGTACCGCATCGCCTGGGTGTTTCCGTCCGAGAAGCTCATCAAGGGCTCCATCGGCTTCGGCGAGCGCACGGACGGCAGCGAGGAGCTGACGACCTTCGCGCATCTGGACGCGGAGGCCATCGACCTGCGCATGCCGTGTGAGCTGAGAGATCATCCTCTGTTCGCCATGCCACCTGGAGATCGCCGCAAGGTGCTGGAGGCGGCCCTCAAGAAGAAGGGGCTGGGCAACGGGGACGGGGAGACGGGGGACTTCATCCTCTCCGCCTACGTGCGGGACGGGGAGCTGTGCTCCAAGTGCCGCCGCATCTACACGGCGCTGCTCAACTCGTACAACGGCGACTGGCTCAAGGTGATGCGCCACGTCCAGGTGGAGCGCTTCTACGTGTCGCGCCGCTACCAGGTGGGCACCGTGACGGTGGAGCCGCAGATGAGCGTGGACGCCATCGTGCAACAGATCACCGCGGACCGCACCCAGCTCAACGTGCCCGCGCCGCTGCACAGCACGGTGTTGTTCGAGCCCCACGGCCCGCTGGTGCACGCCAACCGGGGCCTCATCGAATACGCGGACCTGCTCAAGCGGCCCTTGGAGGCATTCAAGTATCTGCTGGGCTTCAGCGAGACCAGCGAGGTGCCCCTCGAGCCCTTCGTCCTCCAGCTCGACGAGGTGTTGATCGCCTCGTCCAACGAGAAGCACCTGGGGGCCTTCAAGGAGCTGCCGGACTTCGCGTCGTTCAAGGGACGCATCGAGCTGGTGCGCGTGCCCTACCTGCGCCGCTACCGCACCGAGCAGCAGATCTACGACGCCCAGGTGTCCACGACGACGGTGGGCAAACACGTGGCGCCCCACGCGACGGAGGTGGCGTCCATGTGGGCGGTGCTCACGCGGCTGAAGAAGCCCATTCCGGACCGCTACCCCAGTGACGTGAAGGAGCTCATCGACCACGTCACGCCGGTGGAGAAGCTCCACCTGTACGAAGAGGGCGCGCCGCCGGACCGGCTCAGCCTGGCCAACACCAAGGAGCTGCGGAAGCTGCGCGAGGAGCTGTTCACCGAGTCGGACGCGTACCCCAACTACGAGGGCCGCGTGGGGGCGAGCGCGCGCGAAATCAAGACGGCGCTGTTCAACGCCGCGCAGAACCCCGACTACAAGTGCCTCACCGGGCTCGCGGTGCTGGAGGAGCTGGAGGCCATCTGCAAGGACAAGAGCGTCTACGAGTTCCTGCTCCAGGAGGTGCTGGACGGCTACCACGACCATGAGGCGTTCGTGCGCATGGCCGAAGCGGAGTACCTGGACCGGGTGGACACCGAGGTCCGCGAGTCCATGGGCCTGGTGTCCGAAGGCCAGTACCGCGAGGTGGTGGAGCGCTACATCCAAGGTGTCAGTCACTGGGTGCGCGGTGAGAAGATGCGCAACCGGGTGACAGGTGAAATGGAGAAGCCAGACGAGCAGCGCATGCAGGAGGTGGAGGCCATCGTCATGCCCCGGGGCGAGGACGCGGCGGAGTTCCGCCGGGCCCTCATCGCGTCCATCGGCGCGCACCGCCTGGACAACCCCGATGCGACGATGGACTACCCGCGCATCTTCCCGGACATGTTCAAGCGCCTGCGAGACCACTACTTCGAGGAGCGCAAGCGGGTGCTGCGCAAGAACAAGGAGAACGTCCTCAAGTATCTCTCCGAGGACCGGGGTCTGTTGACGCCGCGCGAGCAGGCGCAGGTGCAGAGCACGCTCAAGACGATGGCGGAGCGGTATGGCTACTGCGAGAACTGCGCGAAGGACGCCATCCTGTTCCTGATGAAGAAGCGCTACGCCTGA
- a CDS encoding Hsp70 family protein, giving the protein MHKEPIIGIDLGTTNSCAAIVEDSGNVKLIPYKGGEYTIPSIFAIDDKGNELIGYEAKRQWQLNPRNTVYGSKRLVGRTFGSDVVDTMKKVVAYNMRPGKKNEVTLDVGKKEFTLQEVSAKILGKIREVASNYLKTPIKRAVVTVPAYFNDRQRQSVKDAGKLIDLEVVRIINEPTAAALAYGVGKGLKEKVVIYDLGGGTFDVSIIEIRDRVFEVKSTGGDVFLGGIDFDNAIIHHVLKDFAAKTGIDLATDPVAMQRIKDLAERTKIDLSARDEVPFNIPFITMTSQGQPLNIEMKFTRKMLEQLTNHLVDRTLQMVARVLVDSGLSTKDVDEVMLVGGQTRMPIVQDRLTKFFGKPPSKGVHPDEAVAIGAALYAHSLQDDTNLRIQLLDVIPMAIGLEKAGGAFHVVFPRNAPIPNAKQLLATTSMDNQTELAMRIFQGDHEMVVRNDMLGEFTFSGIQQARAGGVQVEITFDVNVEGILSMRARDPATGREMNTTVRVTQS; this is encoded by the coding sequence ATGCACAAGGAGCCCATCATCGGCATCGACCTCGGCACGACGAACTCGTGCGCGGCGATTGTCGAAGACAGCGGGAACGTCAAGCTCATCCCCTACAAGGGCGGTGAGTACACCATCCCCTCCATCTTCGCGATCGACGACAAGGGGAACGAGCTCATCGGCTACGAGGCCAAGCGCCAGTGGCAGCTCAATCCGCGCAACACCGTCTACGGCTCCAAGCGTCTGGTGGGGCGCACGTTCGGCAGCGACGTCGTGGACACGATGAAGAAGGTCGTGGCGTACAACATGCGCCCCGGCAAGAAGAACGAAGTCACCCTGGACGTGGGCAAGAAGGAGTTCACCCTCCAGGAAGTGAGCGCGAAGATTCTCGGGAAGATTCGCGAGGTCGCCTCCAACTACCTGAAGACGCCCATCAAGCGCGCGGTGGTGACGGTTCCGGCCTACTTCAATGACAGGCAGCGCCAGTCGGTGAAGGACGCGGGCAAGCTCATCGACCTGGAGGTCGTGCGCATCATCAACGAGCCCACCGCGGCCGCGCTCGCCTACGGCGTGGGCAAGGGCCTGAAGGAGAAGGTCGTCATCTACGACCTGGGCGGCGGCACGTTCGACGTCTCCATCATCGAGATCCGGGATCGCGTCTTCGAGGTGAAGTCCACCGGCGGCGACGTGTTCCTGGGCGGCATCGACTTCGACAACGCCATCATCCACCACGTCCTCAAGGACTTCGCGGCCAAGACGGGCATCGACCTTGCCACGGACCCGGTGGCGATGCAGCGCATCAAGGACCTGGCCGAGCGCACCAAGATCGACCTCTCCGCGCGTGACGAGGTCCCCTTCAACATCCCCTTCATCACGATGACGTCCCAGGGCCAGCCCCTGAACATCGAGATGAAGTTCACCCGGAAGATGCTGGAGCAGCTCACCAACCACCTCGTGGACCGCACGCTGCAGATGGTGGCCCGGGTGCTGGTGGATTCCGGACTGTCCACCAAGGACGTGGACGAGGTGATGCTGGTGGGCGGGCAGACGCGCATGCCCATCGTCCAGGACCGGCTGACGAAGTTCTTCGGCAAGCCCCCCAGCAAGGGCGTGCACCCGGACGAGGCCGTCGCCATCGGCGCGGCGCTCTACGCGCACTCGCTCCAGGACGACACCAACCTGCGCATCCAGCTGTTGGATGTGATTCCCATGGCCATCGGCCTGGAGAAGGCGGGCGGCGCCTTCCACGTCGTCTTCCCGCGCAACGCGCCCATCCCCAACGCCAAACAGCTCCTGGCCACGACGAGCATGGACAACCAGACCGAGCTGGCCATGCGCATCTTCCAGGGCGACCACGAGATGGTGGTGCGCAACGACATGCTGGGTGAGTTCACTTTCTCCGGCATCCAGCAGGCTCGCGCCGGCGGCGTGCAGGTGGAGATCACCTTCGACGTGAACGTGGAAGGCATCCTCTCCATGCGCGCCCGGGACCCGGCCACCGGCCGGGAGATGAACACCACCGTGCGCGTGACGCAGAGCTGA
- a CDS encoding protein kinase domain-containing protein has product MNELDLSQPRVIGGRYVLERMLAGGGMGTVWVAVDPKLQRRVALKLMASHCAPTAHSLRQFEWEAQAIARFQSPHVIQVHDCDLAGETPYIVMELLEGEDLEALLNRRGRLSLAMVERLLVQASQALTAAHAAGVIHRDLKPANLFLSRSASGEVVKVLDFGLALLTQGGAAHPHPDEEMAGTPRYMSPEQLRSLSPRLDHRCDLWALAVVAYRALTGQHPFPLESLRQMRLGNSPPPAVAPSTLVPELGAEVDAFFARALDLEPSARFQSAHELASAFSARVEAGRPFRPAKVLVVDDEPDVAVMMEQSFRKQIRRSVYQFLFASDGEEALEELRQHPDTAVVLCDINMPRMDGLTFLSRVGEVSALVRVVIVSAYGDMSNLRTAMNRGAFDFITKPIDFPDLEATLVKTLKHVRELRRTVRYTEENGLLRMFVPGGVLERIPPMLQGTEAMAGEWVEGTVVFIDVDGFTPVLRQAAPPESLRRLNANFEAIVPEVLARGGTVDKFVGDAVMAVFRGPEHVDRALEACLAIRRQLETLAARGGEAAPYAHGVCMGLDSGDLVAGSIGAKASGRLDYTVLGDAVNTAARLASMAGRGQVLLSDRTRTRSREPYVYAPLGEQQLPGTATSLTVFELLRAEGAGVVASEDTTPMMGSPGV; this is encoded by the coding sequence ATGAACGAACTTGATCTGTCTCAGCCGCGTGTCATCGGCGGGCGATACGTCCTGGAGCGAATGCTCGCGGGCGGCGGAATGGGCACCGTCTGGGTGGCGGTGGATCCCAAGCTCCAGCGCCGGGTGGCCCTCAAGCTGATGGCGAGTCACTGCGCGCCCACCGCGCATTCTTTGCGCCAGTTCGAGTGGGAAGCCCAAGCCATCGCCCGCTTCCAGAGTCCGCATGTCATCCAGGTCCATGATTGTGACCTGGCAGGTGAGACGCCTTACATCGTCATGGAGCTGTTGGAGGGCGAGGACCTGGAGGCGCTGCTGAACCGGCGCGGCAGGTTGTCGCTCGCCATGGTGGAGCGTCTGCTGGTGCAGGCCTCGCAGGCCCTGACGGCCGCGCACGCCGCGGGGGTGATTCACCGCGACCTCAAGCCCGCGAACCTGTTCCTGTCCCGCAGCGCGTCCGGTGAAGTGGTGAAGGTGCTCGACTTCGGGCTCGCGCTGTTGACCCAAGGTGGCGCCGCGCATCCGCACCCGGACGAGGAGATGGCGGGGACTCCGCGGTACATGAGTCCCGAGCAGCTGCGGAGCCTGTCGCCCCGGTTGGATCATCGCTGCGACTTGTGGGCCCTGGCCGTGGTGGCCTATCGCGCGCTCACCGGCCAGCACCCGTTTCCGCTCGAGTCGCTGCGGCAGATGCGGCTGGGCAACTCACCGCCTCCCGCGGTTGCTCCCTCCACGCTGGTGCCCGAGCTGGGGGCGGAGGTGGATGCCTTCTTCGCGCGAGCGCTCGACCTGGAGCCGTCCGCGCGCTTCCAGTCCGCGCACGAGCTGGCCTCGGCCTTCTCCGCGCGAGTCGAGGCGGGGCGCCCGTTCCGGCCGGCCAAGGTGCTGGTGGTCGATGACGAGCCCGATGTCGCGGTGATGATGGAGCAGAGCTTCCGCAAGCAGATCCGCCGCTCCGTCTACCAGTTCCTCTTCGCCTCGGACGGAGAGGAGGCGCTGGAGGAGCTGCGCCAGCACCCGGACACGGCGGTCGTCCTGTGTGACATCAACATGCCCAGGATGGACGGGCTCACGTTCTTGTCGCGCGTGGGGGAGGTGAGCGCGCTCGTCCGCGTGGTCATCGTCTCCGCGTATGGCGACATGAGCAACCTGCGCACGGCGATGAACCGGGGCGCCTTTGACTTCATCACCAAGCCCATCGACTTCCCGGACCTGGAGGCCACCCTCGTCAAGACGCTCAAGCACGTGCGTGAGCTGCGGCGCACGGTGCGCTACACCGAGGAGAACGGGCTGTTGCGCATGTTCGTCCCCGGCGGCGTGCTGGAGCGCATTCCGCCCATGTTGCAGGGCACGGAGGCCATGGCGGGCGAATGGGTGGAGGGCACCGTCGTCTTCATCGACGTGGATGGCTTCACCCCCGTGTTGCGCCAGGCGGCGCCCCCGGAGTCCCTGCGGCGCCTCAACGCCAACTTCGAGGCCATTGTCCCGGAGGTGCTCGCGCGCGGTGGCACGGTGGACAAGTTCGTCGGTGACGCGGTGATGGCCGTGTTCCGCGGCCCCGAGCACGTGGACCGCGCGCTGGAGGCCTGTCTCGCCATCCGCCGGCAGTTGGAGACCCTGGCCGCGCGAGGAGGCGAGGCCGCGCCCTATGCGCACGGCGTCTGCATGGGGCTGGACTCGGGAGACCTGGTGGCGGGGAGCATCGGCGCGAAGGCGTCCGGCCGGCTCGACTACACGGTGCTGGGGGACGCGGTGAACACGGCGGCCCGGCTCGCGTCGATGGCGGGCCGAGGACAGGTGCTCCTCAGCGACAGGACGCGTACGCGGTCCCGGGAGCCCTATGTCTACGCGCCCTTGGGAGAACAGCAGCTGCCGGGGACCGCCACGTCGCTCACCGTCTTCGAGCTGCTGCGGGCCGAGGGCGCGGGCGTGGTGGCCTCCGAGGACACCACGCCGATGATGGGCAGCCCCGGCGTCTGA
- a CDS encoding carotenoid oxygenase family protein, whose translation MPRNAMTSDRTPYTREPLKVLAGTLPPDLHGHVYVAGPSVHAGSPALASDGLVLRLDFDGAQATFSSAIMKTPSYYAREPVNEGETSRGPLTRYLNEFRDTTLSDVSIALGAQEAPNTAPFLVEGENMLLVTTDAGRPWAIHPLTLKAYTPLGYKREWKAAVPAPWAFPLLQSTAHPAFAPEPAVPISPEKESQQKPRLFFTNHAPKWPLGDGWTQLVTWDTWENRLHHWELIDAATGKPVVTQSLHQIAVTRDYVVLLDSNFPVNFWTIAAQAALPGMTRVQRFVDRITSEPSYPQAVFWVVKRSDLRPSPGTLSRDDPPRIPAYRFQSGGGGLHFAARYENPDDVITLVAGHSPSEDLSHTLKEGDLLINGHHAQAYQEGMPTAVPITRSSLGVHRIDMRRLRIESRLHAHDDFTWGLTVFSNAGLINGELETNLRMYLREVPRLRTQGGPDEVESGMQWGIPDDALAIYFNSDGFTADMVPEHLYQLYKPIVGDKAGLPIQEGRAASFFKFFVHSGRFEGYVLPTGWFGFAPQFVPSIKLPKVPYWKGYVVALVVSDPTPDLPPNSTGDEVWIFDSENIAKGPICRLGSRNFDVGMTLHTTFLPPGLGELLDGNVPDGPPYAVNVREDYDVDEIQKTYEDWLPGLFPRVPKVLFTPWKLGVKWVLNFPKLRKVFERDVYPHFPLRPPEKHSKNE comes from the coding sequence ATGCCGCGCAACGCGATGACGTCGGACCGGACGCCATACACGCGCGAGCCGCTCAAGGTGCTCGCGGGCACCCTGCCCCCGGACCTCCACGGCCACGTCTACGTCGCGGGCCCCAGCGTGCACGCGGGCTCACCGGCCCTGGCCTCGGACGGATTGGTGCTGCGGCTCGACTTCGACGGCGCACAGGCGACGTTCAGCTCCGCCATCATGAAGACGCCGTCGTACTACGCGCGCGAGCCCGTCAACGAAGGTGAGACGTCGCGAGGTCCGCTCACGCGCTACCTCAACGAGTTCCGGGACACCACGCTCTCGGATGTCTCGATTGCGCTGGGAGCGCAGGAGGCTCCCAACACGGCGCCCTTCCTCGTCGAGGGCGAGAACATGTTGCTCGTCACCACGGACGCGGGCCGTCCGTGGGCCATCCACCCGCTCACGCTCAAGGCGTACACACCGCTGGGATACAAGCGCGAGTGGAAGGCGGCCGTCCCCGCTCCCTGGGCGTTTCCGCTGCTGCAGAGCACCGCGCACCCCGCGTTCGCTCCCGAGCCCGCGGTCCCCATCTCGCCGGAGAAGGAGTCCCAACAGAAGCCGCGCTTGTTCTTCACCAACCACGCGCCCAAGTGGCCGCTGGGTGATGGCTGGACGCAGCTGGTGACGTGGGACACCTGGGAGAACCGCCTCCACCACTGGGAGCTCATCGACGCGGCCACTGGCAAGCCCGTGGTGACGCAGTCGCTCCATCAAATCGCCGTCACGCGTGACTACGTGGTGCTGCTCGACAGCAACTTCCCGGTCAACTTCTGGACCATCGCAGCGCAGGCGGCGCTACCGGGCATGACGCGGGTGCAGCGGTTCGTGGATCGCATCACGTCCGAGCCTTCATATCCACAGGCGGTGTTCTGGGTGGTGAAGCGCTCGGACCTGCGTCCTTCGCCGGGCACGTTGTCGCGCGATGACCCGCCGCGGATTCCCGCGTACCGCTTCCAGTCCGGAGGCGGCGGCCTGCACTTCGCCGCGCGCTACGAGAACCCGGACGACGTCATCACGTTGGTCGCCGGTCACTCGCCGTCCGAGGACCTGTCCCACACCCTCAAGGAGGGCGACCTCCTCATCAACGGCCATCACGCGCAGGCATACCAAGAAGGCATGCCCACGGCGGTGCCGATCACACGCAGCTCGCTGGGGGTGCATCGCATCGACATGCGCCGGCTGCGCATCGAATCCAGGCTGCACGCGCACGACGACTTCACCTGGGGCCTCACCGTGTTCTCCAACGCGGGCCTCATCAACGGCGAGCTCGAGACGAACCTGCGCATGTACCTGCGAGAGGTGCCGAGGCTCCGGACGCAAGGGGGCCCGGACGAAGTGGAGAGCGGGATGCAGTGGGGCATCCCGGATGACGCGCTCGCCATCTACTTCAACTCGGATGGCTTCACGGCGGACATGGTCCCCGAGCACCTGTATCAGCTCTACAAGCCCATCGTCGGAGACAAGGCGGGCCTGCCCATCCAGGAGGGCCGGGCCGCGAGCTTCTTCAAGTTCTTCGTCCACTCCGGCCGCTTCGAGGGGTACGTGCTCCCCACCGGCTGGTTTGGCTTCGCGCCGCAGTTCGTGCCGAGCATCAAGCTGCCGAAGGTGCCTTACTGGAAGGGCTACGTCGTGGCGCTCGTGGTGTCGGACCCGACGCCGGACCTGCCGCCCAACTCCACAGGCGACGAGGTGTGGATCTTCGACTCGGAGAACATCGCGAAGGGCCCCATCTGCCGACTGGGCAGCCGGAACTTCGACGTGGGCATGACGCTTCACACCACGTTCCTGCCGCCGGGCCTGGGGGAGCTCCTCGATGGCAACGTCCCCGACGGACCGCCATACGCCGTCAACGTGCGCGAGGACTACGACGTCGACGAGATTCAGAAGACCTACGAGGACTGGCTGCCGGGCCTGTTCCCCCGCGTCCCCAAGGTGCTCTTCACGCCGTGGAAGCTGGGCGTGAAGTGGGTGCTCAACTTCCCGAAGCTGCGCAAGGTCTTCGAGCGGGACGTGTATCCCCACTTCCCGCTCCGTCCACCCGAGAAGCATTCCAAGAACGAGTGA